The Stigmatella aurantiaca DW4/3-1 genome contains the following window.
CCATACGTGACGTTGTAGTTGCCGAACTCATCCACGTACTGGGTGAAGCCCCAGGTGCTCACCAGCCACAGCACCGTGCCCAGCACGGAGCCCGGGGTGATGTACTTGAAGCGCTGCTTCACGTCCGGCAGCACGTAGTAACAGAGCGCCAGCATCAGCATCACCAGCGAGGCCGTGAACGGCCAGCGCAGCCACGACCAGAACAGGTGGAACGCATCGATGAGCTGGAGCCGCTCGGCGAACCACTGCCCCACCCGGCCGCCCAGCAGGAACACCGTGAAGGACAAGGGCAGCAGCAGCGTGCCCACCAGCGTCATCAACATGGCCACACCCTGCGTCTTCCAGACGGGCCGGGACTCCGGGACGTCGTAGGCGAGGTTGAGCGCCTTGCGCAGCGCATCCACCCCGCGCGAGGCCGACCAGAGCGCCACCAGGAAGCCGAGGGTGAGCAGCTTGGGCCGGGGCTGATTCACCAGCGAGCGCAGGTGCTCGTCGATCAGCGACAGGGCATCCCCCGGCACCAGCGGCGCGATGCGCTGCAACATCGCCTCCACCGTCCCCGGCGCGAAGGGCAGGTACGCCGCCAGCGTGACGAGGAAGAACAGCAGCGGGAAGAGCGAGAACAGGAAGTAGTACGACAGCTGCGCGGCACAATCGGTGGCCGTGTCTTCCTGAAACTCCTTGATGAAGCGCCGGCCGAACTCACGCCACGAGAGGTGTTTGAGTTTCAACAGTCGCATCCACCCTCCCTCCCACAGGTCAAAGAAGGTGGGGATGCACAGGACGCCGCGCAGCAGACGGGCAGACGAGCCCCTGCTTTTCAACGGCCTTTCCCGGTGGGTTTTCAAAGGCTGCTAGATTCCAGGGCCGTCATGCGCACACTTCCCCTCCTGCTCCTCGTCCTGCTCGCGGGCCCCGCCGCCGCCCAGAAGTCGGGCGCGGCCATCCGCTGCCAAGAGGACCACACCGCCTGCAAGGAAGACTGCACCGTCGAGTACGGAAGCAGCTCCCGCACCTACAACAAGCTCGGCGCCTGCTTGCGCAAGTGCGAGACCACCTTCGGCACCTGCAAGGAGCGGCACTTCTCTTTGCAGCAGCACAACTTCGACCCCGCCACCGGCGCTTCCTCTCCCCCATCCGACGAGCCCACCGCGCGGACCGCGCCCCGCACCGTCTCCGATGACAGCAGCGAGGCCCTGGCCGAAGACGCCTCCCCCGCCCGGCGCCAGGACGCCCTGAAGGGCCCCACGCCTTCGTCCACCTCCACCCCGCCGAGCGAAGAGGCCCCCGTGGTCGAGCGCCGGGGCGTCTACCGCGCCTCCGAGGCCCACAAGCCCTCGGCGCCCGCGGAGGAGCCCGCGGAGACCCCAGCGCCCGTGGAGGAGGAAGCCGTCGCGCCCGCCCCGCCCCCCCCTCCGGCGCCCAAGCCCGCCCCCCAGCGGTCCTCTGTCCCCAAGGAGCCCAAGAAGAAGGACATCTCCGACTGGGATCCCACCGAGAAGTGACTCTGGCGGGCCCCGTGGGAGGTCCGCGTCACTGAGCCAGTTGCCGGAGCGCCCACTGCGCGGCGCTCCGGACCGGCTCACTGGGCTCTTCGCAGAGCTTTTCCAGCAACGCCCGGGCCTGCTCCTGGCGGGCCGCTCCCAGCGCATAGATGGCATTGCGCCGGAGCCCGTCGTAGCGCGCCCGCGCGAGCGCGGTCCCCGGAATGAACTGCGCGTATTGCTCGGGGGTGAGCCCGGCCAGCTCCATCACGCCCAGGCCCGCGACGGCCCGGGGGGCGAAACGGGGGTGCTCCGCGAAGACGGGCTTGCGATTGAGCGGACACACGTCCTGGCAGATGTCACAGCCAAAGACGAGGCTGTCCATCGCGAAGCGGAAGGCCTCGGGCACCTCCTGGCTGCGGTTCTCGATGGTCTGGTAGGACAGGCATGCGCGGGCATCCACGCGGCCGTTGCCCACCAGCGCCCCCGTGGGACACGACAGGAGGCACCTGCGGCAGGCGCCACACCGGTCCGTGGCGGGCCCCTCGCCATAGGCATCCACCTCGGCGTCGAGGATGAGCGTGGCCAGCAACACCCAGGAGCCATAGCGCTCGGTGATGAAGCAGCCGTTCTTCCCCACGTAGCCCATCCCCGAGCGGGCCGCCCACACCTTCTCCATCATCGGCCCGCTGTCCACGCCGCCGTAAGTCCCGATCCCCGGGTAGCTCTCCTGGAGCGCCTTGCGGAAGGCCTTCATCCGGTCCCGCAGCGTCGAGTGGTAGTCCCGCCCCCGGGCGTACCGGGCAATGGGCGAGTCGGCGGCCTCGGGATCATCCCGGTAATAGTTGTTGGCGAAGGTCACCACCGTCTTCGCCCCGGGCAGGAGCAGGCGGACATCCAGACGCTCCGCCGCCCGTTCGCCCATCCAATCCATGTCGGCCGCGTAGCCAGCCTCCACCCAGGAGCAGAGCGCTTCGGGCGGAATGGGCTCCGCGCGCGAGAAGCCCACCAGGTCGAAGCCAACGGCTTCGGCGAGCTGACGCAACCAGGCGGTCGGCAAGGAACTCAAGGCGCCCTTCTTCTACTCTCCCCCCTCGCCGAAGCGGGCTATTTCGCGGGCTTCTCCGGTATCCACTTCACATCCGCGACCCCCGCCCGGTGGTTGGCCACCCGGGCCATGACAAAAAGCAGATCCGAGAGGCGATTGAGGAAAACCACGGTCTCTGCCGGCACCGTGGCTTCGCGCACCAGGGGAATGACCCGCCGCTCCGCCCTGCGGCACACCGTGCGCGCCAGGTGCAGCGCGCTCGACGCTTGCGTGCCCCCGGGCAGGATGAAGTGGGTCATCTTCGGCAGCTCGCCCTCGAAGGCATCGATGGCCTGCTCCATGGCCTCGACCCACTCCGCCTTGAGCACCGGAATGTGCGCGGCCGCCTTGGTGCCCGTGGGCGTCGCCAGCACCGCGCCCACGGTGAAGAGCTGCTCCTGGAGTTGGTGCAGGAGCCCCCCCAGTTCCGCCGGCAGGGAGAGGCTGCGGGCCAGGCCCAGCGTCGCGTTCAGCTCATCGACCTCGCCGTACGCGTCCACCCGCGCGTCGTCCTTCGGAACACGCCCGCCCCCAAAGAGCCCTGTCTCTCCCGCATCGCCGCTCTTCGTGTAGATCTTCATGGGGCGCCCTTCTACTTCTCCTGGAGGCCCCATCGAGAGCGTCCAGACGCCCCGGGGAACGACGGTTTCTTGCATCTAGACCTACCTGCGCCTACAAAGGCGCATGAAGCAATACCTGGACCTCCTGGACCGTGTCCTGAAGGATGGAACGAAGCGGGGCGACCGCACGGGGACCGGAACCCTCAGTCTCTTCGGGCCTCAGCTCCGGTTTGATCTCACCCAGGGCTTCCCGCTCCTCACCACCAAGAAGCTCCACCTGAAGTCCATCCTCCACGAGCTGTTGTGGATGCTCCGGGGCGACACCAGCGTGCGCTCGCTCCAGGCACAGGGGGTCACCATCTGGGACGAGTGGGCAGACGCGCAGGGCAACCTCGGCCCCGTGTACGGCCACCAGTGGCGCTCCTGGTCCGGGCCCCAGGGACAGTCCATCGATCAGATGCGCCAGGTCGTGGAAAGCCTGCGCAAAAACCCCGAGTCGCGGCGCCACATCGTCAGCGCGTGGAACGTGGCGGACCTGCCCGCCATGAAGCTGCCGCCCTGCCACATCCTCTTCCAGTTCTACGTGGCCAACGGGCGCCTGTCCTGCCAGCTCTACCAGCGCAGCGCCGACCTCTTCCTGGGGCTGCCCTTCAACATCGCCTCCTACGCCTTGTTGACGATGATGGTGGCGCAGGCCACGGGGCTCACCGCCCACGAGTTCATCCACACGCTGGGCGATGCCCACCTGTACCTCAACCACGTGGAGCAGGCGCGCACGCAACTGGCGCGGGAGCCTCGCCCCTTGCCGCGGATGCAGCTCAACCCGGAGGTGAAGGACCTCTTCGCCTTCCGGTACGAGGACTTCACGCTCCAGGAGTACGAGCCCCACCCCGCCATCAAAGCCCCCGTGGCCGTATGACGCTGTCCGCCATCGTCGCCATGGCCGCCAACCGCGTGATTGGCGCGAACAACCAGCTCCCCTGGCGCCTGCCCACGGACCTCGCCCGCTTCAAGCGGCTCACGATGGGGCACACCCTCCTCCTGGGCCGGAAGACCTACGAGTCCATCGGCCGCCCCCTGCCGGGCCGTACCCTCGTCGTGGTGACGCGCCAGCGGGACTACGCTCCCGCGGGCGTCCAGGTGGTCCACTCGCTGGAGGAGGCCCTCGCACGGGCGCGCGGCGACACCGAAGCCTTCATCGCCGGGGGCGCGGACCTCTACGCCCAGACACAACACCTGTGGAACCGGCTCTATCTGACCCGCATCGAGCGGGATGTCCCAGGCGATACCTGGTTCCCCGAGGTGGACCTCTCCGCCTGGCGCCTCATCGAGCAGGAACATCACCCCGCCACGGGCGAATCAGGGCTCCCCCATGCCTTCCTCACCTACGAGCGCTGAGCAACCCACGCGCTGAGGCTGTTTCACCCCCTCGAATTTGAGTCTGATTCTCAAAATTGAGGGAAATGGCCCCGGCTGGTAAAAGTGGGAGCGTGAATCGCGCATGGATCGCCGCAGGGGTGTCACTGCTCATGGTGTGGCCCTGGATGGCCCGCGCCGACGAGGCCGCGTCCGAGGGGCGCACGTGGCACCGGCTGGTGGGCATCCTCCAGTACCTGGAGGCGGACTACCCGGCCGCCGTCGAATCCCAGTCCGAGTTCGAGCTGACGGAGCAGAAGAGCTTCATCGCCGAGGCGATGGGGGCCGCCCAGGAGCTGGGGCCCGCGGGGCTGGGATTTCTTCCCCGTCTCCAGGAAGTGAAAGCGCGGGTGGATCAAGGCACGGATCCGGAAGGCGTGAGCCGGGACTGCGGGGCCCTCGTGGAGGATCTGGTGCTGGCCGGAGGCCTGGCCCGCAGCCCCCGCCGGGTGCCGGACCTGGCCCGGGGTGAGCAGCTCTTCAAGGTCGCCTGTGCGTCCTGTCACGGCGTGGATGGCCGCGCGCAGGTGAGCATCGCCCAGACGATGGAGCCGCAGCCAGCCAACTTCCAGGATCCGGAGACCATGGAGGGCCTCACCCCGTACAAGGCCTTCAACACCACCAGCTTCGGCGTTCCCGGCACGGCGATGCCGGGCTTCCCCACCCTCTCCGAGGACGAGCGCTGGTCGCTGGCCTTCTATGTCTTCACCCTCCGCCAGCCGCCGTGCGAGGGCCTTCCGCCCCGCGCCTCGCTGGAGCGCCTGGCCACCGCCACGGATCCGCAGTTGGTGGCGGACCACGGCGAGCAGCACCTGGCCTGTTTGCGGCGGAAGCTGCCGGACGCGGACGAGGAGCGCTCGCTGCTCACGGCCCGGGGCGAAGTGGAGAATGCCCTGCGCCTGGGCGCCGCCGGGGACTACCTGGGCGCGCGCAACGCACTGCTCGATGCGTACCTCAATGGCCTGGAGCCCGTGGAGGTGAAGCTGAGCGCCCGGGAGCCCGAACTGGTGGCGCGGCTGGAGCAGGCTTTCCTCCAGGCGCGGCTCGCCGCCGAGCAGCGCAGCCCGCACCTGCAAGACGAGGGGCGGGAGCTGCTCTCGCTGCTGGACCAGGCACGGCGGGGCAGTGGCCACACGGCGAGCTTGCTCTCCGTCGTCTGGCTCACCCTCTTCATCCTGCTGCGCGAGGGCTTCGAGGCGATGATCATCGTCACGGCCCTGCTGGCCTCGCTTCGCAAGCTGGACGCCACCCACCATGCCCGCATCGTCCACGCGGGGTGGATCTCCGCCCTCGGGGTGGGCGCGCTGGCGTTCCTCTTTGGCCAGCACCTGCTGGCGGGGGCCAACCGGGAGCTGCTCGAGGGCGTAGCGGCGCTCGTCGCGGTGGCCATGCTCCTGTACGCGGCGCTGTGGCTCAATGCGCGCGCCAACGTGAGCCACTTCATGGGCGAGCTGCGCCAGAAGATGCAGGGCGCGCTGGGCCGGGGCAGCGCCGTGGGCGTGTTCACCATCGCCTTCACGGCGGTGCTGCGCGAGAGCTTCGAGACGGCGCTGTTCCTCCAGGGGCTGGCGCTCGACTCGGCCTCCGGCGTGGCCTGGGGCGTGGCCGCGGGCCTCGTGGCCCTCATCGCGCTGGTCTTCTTCGTGCGCTACGTGGGCTACAAGCTGCCCATGAAGACGCTCTTCAAGGCGTCCACCGCCGTGCTCGTCGCCACCGCCGTCGTGCTGCTGGGCAAGGGGCTGCACGCGCTCCAGGAGATCGCCCTCCTGCCGCTGGTTCCCTTCCCCTTCGTGACCGTGGACATGCTGGGCGTCTTCCCGGACCTGGTGTCCTTCGTGCCGCAGTTGGTGCTCGCGCTGTCCCCCCTGCTCCTCGCCCTCCGCCGGAGCCGGACCGCGCGTCTGGCGGGCGCCTCGACCCAGGGCTGAGGGAACCCGGAAAGCCTTCCCGGGAAGCGTGCCCCCTCCAGGGGAAAAGCCCGCTAGGCTGACGCCATGTTCCTGCTGCGCATCGCCCTGGGCCTGGCCCTGATGGCTCCGTGCTTGGGGCTCGCCCAGCCCGCCGACGCCCCCGCGCTCTCCCCCCCCACGAATCCGGACACGCTGCCTCCCCCCCCGCTCGTCTCCGCCCCGAAGGAGCCCGAGGCACCCCATCCCCCCGCGGTCCTCTTCCCCCACCAGTGGAAGCCCTCCGAGCCCCAGGGGCCGGGCCTCGTCGCCGGACGGCTCATGCTGGAGCTGCTGGCTGGGGCCGCGGGCGGCGCGGGCATGGGGGCCGTGAGCTTCCTCGTCGGGGCCAGTGTGATTTCCGGCGCCTGCGATGGCGACAGCCTGGACTGCTTCGTCCCCCTCTTCATGATGGGGGGCGCCGGCGCCCTGATCGGCGTCCCCTTGGGCGTCTACGGTGCCGGCAAGCTGATGAAGGGCCGCGGGCAATTCTGGCCCACCCTCATTGGCACCGTGGCGGGCGCCGGCCTGGGCTTGGCCGGCGCCCTGGCCAGCCAGAATGGGACAGCGTTGATCCTTGGACTGTCCGCCGGCCCCGTGGTTGGCGCCATCGTCGGGTACGAAATCTCCCACCTTGTTCCAGGTTTCCCCACAAGACCGGGCACGGTGCGGCCGGGGCTGGGCTTGTCGATGCTCCCCTCGTTCGCGGCGACCCCGGGAGGGGGCGTGCTCGGGGGGCTCTCGGGCCGCTTTTGACCGGGGCGGCGGCACCTACCCGAGAAACTCCAGTCCGGCCCCCTGTAAGAAGTGCTGCTTTCCGGCCCTAAGCACGGCAGCGCTCCAACGCAAGTGCTCGGATTCACGGGGAAACGTCGACACCCAGGCGTTGGCACCCCCCTTGCTCAATGTCTCCTGCGTGCAGTCGCAGTGATTCCCAAGCGTCCTCCACCCCCTAGGAGACACCATGCAGGCCTCCCTCACCTCGACCGACTCCCTCTCGACCTACCTCTCGGAGATCAACCAGTACCCGCTGCTGACCCAGCAGGAGGAGCAGGCACTGGCGCGGAGCTTCCGTCAGGGAGATCTCCAGGCGGGTCACCGGCTGGTGACGAGCAACCTGCGCTTCGTGGTGAAGGTCGCCTACGAGTACCGCTCCTACGGCCTGCGCATGAGCGACCTCATCCAGGAGGCGAACATCGGCCTGATGAAGGCCGTGCAGAAGTTCGATCCGGACAAGGGCATCCGCCTCATCTCCTACGCGGTGTGGTGGATCCGCGCCTACATCCAGGGCTACGTGCTGAAGAACTGGTCGCTGGTGAAGCTCGGCACCACCCAGGCCCAGCGCCGGCTGTTCTTCGCCCTGGCGCGCACCCGGCGCGAGTTGGAGAAGCAGGGCAACACCGACGGCAACATCGTCAACGCCGAGGAGATCGCCCGCAAGCTGAACGTGAAGGCCTCCGAGGTGCGCGAGATGGAGCAGCGCATGGGCGGGCGGGATCTGTCGCTGGATGCCCCCATGGGCGAGGACGGCGACGCCACCCACATGGACTTCGTGGCCTCCGACTCCGTCTCGCAGGCGGACGAGGTGGCGGACCGCCAGGAGGCGGACCTGGCCCGCACCCGCATCCAGCAGGCGCTCCAGCGGCTGGACCCGCGCGAGCGCTTCATCATCGAGAAGCGCGTGATGAGCGACTCGGAGATGACCCTGAGCGAGCTGGGCGAGCACTTCGGTTTCTCGCGTGAGCGCGCCCGCCAGCTGGAGATCCGCGCCAAGGACAAGCTCAAGGCGGAGCTGGCCACGCTCATGGCCGAAGTCGGCGGCGACCAGGCCTCGATGCTGGGCTAGTCTCCGGAAAAACTGACAAGGAACAACCTCTGCGTTCCATGACCTTGGACAAGCCGGGCAAGAAGGTCCGGCTTGCCAGCTTC
Protein-coding sequences here:
- a CDS encoding cob(I)yrinic acid a,c-diamide adenosyltransferase — encoded protein: MKIYTKSGDAGETGLFGGGRVPKDDARVDAYGEVDELNATLGLARSLSLPAELGGLLHQLQEQLFTVGAVLATPTGTKAAAHIPVLKAEWVEAMEQAIDAFEGELPKMTHFILPGGTQASSALHLARTVCRRAERRVIPLVREATVPAETVVFLNRLSDLLFVMARVANHRAGVADVKWIPEKPAK
- the queG gene encoding tRNA epoxyqueuosine(34) reductase QueG, whose translation is MSSLPTAWLRQLAEAVGFDLVGFSRAEPIPPEALCSWVEAGYAADMDWMGERAAERLDVRLLLPGAKTVVTFANNYYRDDPEAADSPIARYARGRDYHSTLRDRMKAFRKALQESYPGIGTYGGVDSGPMMEKVWAARSGMGYVGKNGCFITERYGSWVLLATLILDAEVDAYGEGPATDRCGACRRCLLSCPTGALVGNGRVDARACLSYQTIENRSQEVPEAFRFAMDSLVFGCDICQDVCPLNRKPVFAEHPRFAPRAVAGLGVMELAGLTPEQYAQFIPGTALARARYDGLRRNAIYALGAARQEQARALLEKLCEEPSEPVRSAAQWALRQLAQ
- a CDS encoding YihY/virulence factor BrkB family protein codes for the protein MRLLKLKHLSWREFGRRFIKEFQEDTATDCAAQLSYYFLFSLFPLLFFLVTLAAYLPFAPGTVEAMLQRIAPLVPGDALSLIDEHLRSLVNQPRPKLLTLGFLVALWSASRGVDALRKALNLAYDVPESRPVWKTQGVAMLMTLVGTLLLPLSFTVFLLGGRVGQWFAERLQLIDAFHLFWSWLRWPFTASLVMLMLALCYYVLPDVKQRFKYITPGSVLGTVLWLVSTWGFTQYVDEFGNYNVTYGSIGGVVVLLTWLYISGLIFIVGGEVNAILEHASLDARSKAKGARAPGEPSPLEPPLKTPGAAKSASSARKTRDAFWRWKRRVARGQAPEPSGPPDPPNPTVH
- a CDS encoding thymidylate synthase; translated protein: MKQYLDLLDRVLKDGTKRGDRTGTGTLSLFGPQLRFDLTQGFPLLTTKKLHLKSILHELLWMLRGDTSVRSLQAQGVTIWDEWADAQGNLGPVYGHQWRSWSGPQGQSIDQMRQVVESLRKNPESRRHIVSAWNVADLPAMKLPPCHILFQFYVANGRLSCQLYQRSADLFLGLPFNIASYALLTMMVAQATGLTAHEFIHTLGDAHLYLNHVEQARTQLAREPRPLPRMQLNPEVKDLFAFRYEDFTLQEYEPHPAIKAPVAV
- a CDS encoding dihydrofolate reductase, translating into MTLSAIVAMAANRVIGANNQLPWRLPTDLARFKRLTMGHTLLLGRKTYESIGRPLPGRTLVVVTRQRDYAPAGVQVVHSLEEALARARGDTEAFIAGGADLYAQTQHLWNRLYLTRIERDVPGDTWFPEVDLSAWRLIEQEHHPATGESGLPHAFLTYER
- the rpoH gene encoding RNA polymerase sigma factor RpoH, which produces MQASLTSTDSLSTYLSEINQYPLLTQQEEQALARSFRQGDLQAGHRLVTSNLRFVVKVAYEYRSYGLRMSDLIQEANIGLMKAVQKFDPDKGIRLISYAVWWIRAYIQGYVLKNWSLVKLGTTQAQRRLFFALARTRRELEKQGNTDGNIVNAEEIARKLNVKASEVREMEQRMGGRDLSLDAPMGEDGDATHMDFVASDSVSQADEVADRQEADLARTRIQQALQRLDPRERFIIEKRVMSDSEMTLSELGEHFGFSRERARQLEIRAKDKLKAELATLMAEVGGDQASMLG
- a CDS encoding cytochrome c/FTR1 family iron permease, which produces MVWPWMARADEAASEGRTWHRLVGILQYLEADYPAAVESQSEFELTEQKSFIAEAMGAAQELGPAGLGFLPRLQEVKARVDQGTDPEGVSRDCGALVEDLVLAGGLARSPRRVPDLARGEQLFKVACASCHGVDGRAQVSIAQTMEPQPANFQDPETMEGLTPYKAFNTTSFGVPGTAMPGFPTLSEDERWSLAFYVFTLRQPPCEGLPPRASLERLATATDPQLVADHGEQHLACLRRKLPDADEERSLLTARGEVENALRLGAAGDYLGARNALLDAYLNGLEPVEVKLSAREPELVARLEQAFLQARLAAEQRSPHLQDEGRELLSLLDQARRGSGHTASLLSVVWLTLFILLREGFEAMIIVTALLASLRKLDATHHARIVHAGWISALGVGALAFLFGQHLLAGANRELLEGVAALVAVAMLLYAALWLNARANVSHFMGELRQKMQGALGRGSAVGVFTIAFTAVLRESFETALFLQGLALDSASGVAWGVAAGLVALIALVFFVRYVGYKLPMKTLFKASTAVLVATAVVLLGKGLHALQEIALLPLVPFPFVTVDMLGVFPDLVSFVPQLVLALSPLLLALRRSRTARLAGASTQG